The Arachis hypogaea cultivar Tifrunner chromosome 14, arahy.Tifrunner.gnm2.J5K5, whole genome shotgun sequence genome has a segment encoding these proteins:
- the LOC112741273 gene encoding uncharacterized protein has product MARILIPARFERVAAAFDADVAARMGLCESSGSEHSLVSSIDLSDMVKSFLERNGEEKDHGKMGDEEEKVQTSSQLSYCEKRDMLQALLACGDYERDMIRREAEIACAVVGVTSSTDFKRKLMSRLRKNGLDAGLCKSRWEKTGRLKSGDYEYIDVNFSGERYIVEVFLASEFEIARPTIQYSSLLQVFQRIFVGKVEELKQVVKLMCSAIKGSMKTRDLHIPPWRRNVYMQAKWFSSYKRTTNAVSTRNASSNLSSESLVTPLRPIRFEARPVKAQNCKVDYYVNKTGFRISHLTAALNSDALGM; this is encoded by the exons ATGGCTAGGATTCTGATTCCGGCGAGGTTTGAGAGAGTGGCTGCGGCCTTTGACGCTGACGTGGCGGCGCGCATGGGGCTCTGCGAGAGCAGCGGGAGCGAGCACTCTCTGGTGAGTTCCATTGATTTGTCTGATATGGTGAAGTCCTTCTTGGAGAggaatggtgaagagaaggatCATGGCAAAATGGgtgatgaagaagagaaggttcaAACATCATCGCAGCTCTCCTATTGTGAGAAAAGGGATATGTTGCAAGCTCTTCTTGCTTGTGGCGATTATGAAAGGGACATGATTAGAAGAGAGGCTGAGATTGCTTGTGCAGTTGTTGGGGTCACTTCTTCCACGGATTTCAAACGCAAATTGATGTCTCGCTTGAGGAAAAATGGTTTGGATGCTG GGCTTTGCAAATCCCGGTGGGAGAAAACTGGAAGATTAAAGTCTGGTGACTATGAGTATATTGATGTCAATTTCTCAGGAGAGCGATACATAGTTGAAGTCTTCCTTGCATCTGAGTTCGAAATCGCTCGCCCAACCATTCAATATTCATCCTTGCTACAAGTTTTCCAGCGTATATTTGTTGGCAAAGTGGAAGAACTGAAGCAAGTTGTGAAGCTTATGTGCAGTGCCATAAAGGGATCCATGAAAACAAGGGACCTGCATATTCCTCCATGGAGAAGAAATGTGTACATGCAAGCCAAGTGGTTCAGCTCTTACAAGAGAACAACAAATGCTGTTTCAACTAGAAATGCATCATCAAATTTGTCTTCAGAGTCTCTTGTAACTCCTTTAAGACCCATTAGATTTGAAGCAAGGCCCGTGAAAGCACAAAATTGTAAGGTAGATTATTATGTCAATAAAACTGGATTCAGAATCAGCCATTTGACAGCTGCACTTAATTCCGATGCCCTTGGGATGTAA
- the LOC112741274 gene encoding uncharacterized protein translates to MARIPIPARFERVAAAFDADVAARMELCESSGSEHSQVSPIDLSDMVKSFLERNGEEKDHGEMGDEEEKVQTSSQLSYCEKRDMLQALLACGDYERDMIRREAEIACAVVGVTSSTDFKRKLMSCLRKNGLDAGLCKSRWEKTGRLKSGDYEYIDVNFSGERYIVEVFLASEFEIARPTIQYSSLLQVFPRIFVGKVEELKQVVKLMCSAIKGSMKTRDLHIPPWRRNVYMQAKWFSSYKRTTNAVSTRNASSNLSSESLVTPLRPIRFEARPVKAQNCKVDYYVNKTGFRISHLTAALNSDALGM, encoded by the exons ATGGCTAGGATTCCGATTCCGGCGAGGTTTGAGAGAGTGGCTGCGGCCTTTGACGCTGACGTGGCGGCGCGCATGGAGCTCTGCGAGAGCAGCGGGAGTGAGCACTCTCAGGTGAGTCCCATTGATTTGTCTGATATGGTGAAGTCCTTCTTGGAGAggaatggtgaagagaaggatCATGGCGAAATGGgtgatgaagaagagaaggttcaAACATCATCGCAGCTCTCCTATTGTGAAAAAAGGGATATGTTGCAAGCTCTTCTTGCTTGTGGCGATTATGAAAGGGACATGATTAGAAGAGAGGCTGAGATTGCTTGTGCAGTTGTTGGGGTCACTTCTTCCACGGATTTCAAACGCAAATTGATGTCTTGCTTGAGGAAAAATGGTTTGGATGCTG GGCTTTGCAAATCCCGGTGGGAGAAAACTGGAAGATTAAAGTCTGGTGACTATGAGTATATTGATGTCAATTTCTCAGGAGAGCGATACATAGTTGAAGTCTTCCTTGCATCTGAGTTCGAAATCGCTCGCCCAACCATTCAATATTCATCCTTGCTACAAGTTTTCCCACGTATATTTGTTGGCAAAGTGGAAGAACTGAAGCAAGTTGTGAAGCTTATGTGCAGTGCCATAAAGGGATCCATGAAAACAAGGGACCTGCATATTCCTCCATGGAGAAGAAATGTGTACATGCAAGCCAAGTGGTTCAGCTCTTACAAGAGAACAACAAATGCTGTTTCAACTAGAAATGCATCATCAAATTTGTCTTCAGAGTCTCTTGTAACTCCTTTAAGACCCATTAGATTTGAAGCAAGGCCCGTGAAAGCACAAAATTGTAAGGTAGATTATTATGTCAATAAAACTGGATTCAGAATCAGCCATTTGACAGCTGCACTTAATTCCGATGCCCTTGGGATGTAA